aaaataaagaaagtTAATGTTTTTAATTATTGGAACGGATCCAGTTAGGTATTTGGTAACCTGATCAAAACTactacaaaaggtcttgcgcgcacaaggtgtacaataaatttattgtacaccaagataactttcatgcagtttttcgtaactttaacctatttttctgtaacttttatattataaaattaaaaagttgatagataaacattttaaagggttaaatgattaatttatacattattagtgattttgaagaaataatttttattgaaatgaaaaattttatcattaaaaaatagataacttttacatatataaacgtaacttttaagtattttgaatcaacttttacttcggtgtacaatatttattgtacacccattataaataagaatttgtgaaactACTAAGGAGTACTGCATATACTATTAAATAATGAtaaattttgaaatataaaaACTCATTAAACATTATTAAAGTCCAAATTAAAGTTAAATAGCCTTTGAAAACAATCACTTTTATTAGATGCCAAAAACAGAATTGGCCATACACGAACTTAGAAATTGCTCGTTCTTACAAATTACATATATGACCGGAGCACACAAAAGTCCGCAAAAGGCCGATTCCCAAATGATTcctttttccaatttttttagATTCAATTGACCTCATATATATTTCCCCTTTTGACAATATCAGTCCCCATAAATTTTTGTTTTGGATACTAAAAATTAATCTAACTAGATGTTCAATTATTTCCCACCTATTGTGTAGATAACTAGATATTTAATGCTCATGCACTCAACCAAATGGCGATGATGTACATTTCCTTTTGGCAAATTATTGAGTAAAGTTAAACATACTACTTTGGAAAAAAGTAACTTATTACTCTATCTTTTTGCTCTCCCAAGTTCCATTATAAAAGTAAGTGTTAGCGTGGCACAAGCTGCAGTTGCTGGCTTACTGTTTGCTTCCTTTTTCCTGTGGCAGCTTCCAGCAACAAGCTGCAGTCACTATACCGTTTCTCCTCCGCGaccaacagcaacaacaaaaaTCATTGATGCGAGCAATGCCATATTGGTTGAGCATCTATAAGTACACTGATAAATGATTGCTGCTGATATAAAAAATAGAAGGAATTGATGCAAGTATATATTGTTGCATCTTAGTGTAGTTCATCCGTCCTAGACCGCCCTCAATCACCTCTTCCATGGACAGTAAAGCATTCTCTGATTCACTCTGATCGTCTTGTTCGTCCATTAGGACAGACACCGTACAGTAAAGCTGAACAAATTCAACAATTGAAAGATAAATCATATGCACTGCTCCAATAAAAGCACGCAGCAACTGAACAAgaaatttcttatttatttaaaactaaaataTGAGTTGTTTTTCTCTGTATAATAAGGGATACAAATGCAATCATCACTAACTGAAGTAATATAATcctataataaaaaataaaaagaagcaAATTCCTTACTCCAATCCACCTGAAAGTCACCACTCGGTCCAATTCTTCTATCAGCTTCATCAGTTCATCATAACTTGCTCCACAAGAAGTAGCATAGCCATGAGATCCAAAAGAAAGTGCCGATGGTCTAGGGTTCCTATAAATTTGGCGCCCTAGCAACTGAAAAACACCGCAATAACAACAAGTTCAATCAATTAAcgtaacacacacacacacacacacacatttaaaaacaaaatcaatAGAAATGAAATCAGGTGGTTCATCCAACATTAAGGAAATAACGGAGAAATCAAAATCAGCAGGTTCACATTGTTTTCTTTACAAAAAGGACACAATGTGTATAAGTTCAACAACATCCAAGTGAACAATTACCTGCAGATTCATGCTAGGCGTACCAATTATAGTCTAAATCATTACAAAATTACAATCATTAATGTTTTTTCTCAATGTAAAATCCAAACAAACAAGTCTGAACTAAAAACTCACAAACACAAACAATGCAATCGGTTTATTCTATAGGCTTAATGATCGGGACAACAACATAACATCTCCAATAAGAATAACAACTTCAATTGAAGCAACAACCCCAAAAGCAGTCAAACA
This Spinacia oleracea cultivar Varoflay chromosome 6, BTI_SOV_V1, whole genome shotgun sequence DNA region includes the following protein-coding sequences:
- the LOC130464199 gene encoding uncharacterized protein; this translates as MLSMLLGRQIYRNPRPSALSFGSHGYATSCGASYDELMKLIEELDRVVTFRWIGLYCTVSVLMDEQDDQSESENALLSMEEVIEGGLGRMNYTKMQQYILASIPSIFYISSNHLSVYL